From the genome of Bombus pascuorum chromosome 2, iyBomPasc1.1, whole genome shotgun sequence, one region includes:
- the LOC132916845 gene encoding islet cell autoantigen 1-like protein — protein MNTYNRNGPGISGNTFDRWVQMTNMHDDSTITKMQHQFWVTKQALSRKLGKKEDECIVASDAELDAKLELFRSIQESCSYLQRIIDKYQERLCNLAQEENAMGRFLKDAGKQDKTRAGKMMTAVGKSLSYSGQQRLALRAPLGRLYQEVETFRQRAIEDTLQKVQAMEKARTEYRAALSWMKNISQELDPDTSKQLERFRKVQTCVRQGKIAFDNLALDCLQKVDLLAAARCNMFSHALVLYQSTLLNFTEKSAQAYSTIASSFKGYQRYDFMVVRELAEPSSKLAQETGGDDDLDEKEKLSIFDMDYHDSVEEAEEVKPAKQNTIEIDKQDEKLLDIDYETKDIKGLEGLDMNSSSSNNEITSQSTSNVEHKENLDQLFENLILNNATHSNMQEGNQSELDRKFGEQSLTMDIFDKSDTNLNLADFSSLEEQNSREQSLQFLTSENMVLLNDILTDKQNADNEWDAISHDTFLPPNILKQSLGDAALGIGQKSMPTINMGDKKKNKTGKKGNSWLDLFAELDPLANNPMENLSDDSNASA, from the exons ATGAACACATA TAACAGAAACGGACCAGGTATATCAGGAAATACTTTTGATCGTTGGGTACAGATGACCAATATGCACGACGATTCTACTATCACAAAAATGCAACATCAGTTTTGGGTTACGAAACAAGCTTTATCACGAAAGTTAGGTAAAAAGGAAGATGAGTGTATAGTAGCATCCGATGCAGAATTGGATGCAAAATTAGAACTGTTTCGTAGCATTCAGGAATCTTGTTCTTATTTACAAAGAATTATTGACAAATATCAGGAGCGATTGTGCA aTCTTGCACAAGAAGAAAATGCAATGGGACGGTTCCTTAAAGATGCTGGTAAACAAGATAAAACTAGAGCTGGCAAGATGATGACAGCAGTTGGAAAATCTTTATCATATTCTGGTCAACAAAGACTTGCATTAAGAGCACCATTAGGACGATTGTATCAGGAAGTAGAAACATTTAGACAAAGAGCTATTGAAGACACACTGCAAAAGGTCCAAGCAATGGAAAAAGCTCGTACAGAGTACAGAGCTGCTCTGTCatggatgaaaaatatttctcaagaATTAGATCCTGATACATCAAAACAATTAGAAAGATTTCGTAAAGTTCAAACATGTGTAAGACA AGGTAAAATAGCCTTTGATAATCTGGCTTTAGATTGCCTTCAAAAGGTAGATCTATTAGCAGCAGCAAGATGTAATATGTTTAGTCATGCTTTAGTTTTATATCAGAGTACACTTCTAAATTTTACTGAAAAATCTGCACAAGCATATTCTACAATAGCAAGCAGTTTTAAAGGCTATCAACGATATGATTTTATGGTAGTGAGAGAACTAGCTGAACCCTCAAGTAAATTAGCTCAAGAAACTGGAGGTGACGATGATCTCGACGAAAAAGAGAA GTTATCAATTTTTGACATGGATTATCATGACAGTGTTGAAGAAGCTGAAGAAGTAAAACCAGCTAAACAAAATACAATTGAAATTGATAAAcaagatgaaaaattattggaTATTGATTATGAGACGAAAGACATTAAAGGATTGGAAGGATTAGACATGAATTCCAGTTCCtcgaataatgaaattacttCACAGTCTACTTCTAATGTAGAACATAAAGAGAATCTCGATcaactttttgaaaatttaattctaaataacGCCACTCATAGTAATATGCAAGAAGGAAATCAATCTGAACTTGATAGAAAGTTTGGTGAACAAAGTTTAACGATGGATATATTTGACAAATCTGATACAAATCTTAATCTGGCTGATTTCTCTTCTTTAGAAGAACAAAATTCAAGAGAGCAATCTTTACAGTTCCTCACATCCGAAAATATGGTACTTTTGAATGACATTCTCACTGATAAACAGAATGCTGATAACGAGTGGGATGCGATATCGCATGATACATTTTTGCCACCGAATATATTGAAACAAAGTTTGGGTGATGCAGCGCTTGGCATTGGACAGAAGAGCATGCCTACTATCAACATGGGTGACAAG aaaaaaaataagacTGGCAAAAAAGGTAATTCCTGGTTGGATTTATTTGCTGAACTGGACCCTTTGGCTAACAATCCCATGGAAAATCTTTCTGATGACAGTAATGCATCTGcttaa
- the LOC132916849 gene encoding uncharacterized protein LOC132916849 isoform X1 translates to MSETRHHLHSVSDLYAADEIEVLLLEEIRDLELPASAYSRPEDIQDFDIAGSRTGGQISSQPLELDSPGVHSTVHSWDSHANYHGHYGYGDHHGSSSNALAWPRASHLVLYCDIQGHLKTAIGVIRLLLLISSAACLATLCSSGTAKVSLFMLPLIGRLRFMIFVAVFCFLVTALLLFLDISHVIYVFPFNWAKLNAWIFTGIGLSYALSSALLACSIWEYHSGGWVPKRTRSQLSAAAALGLSCAILAFLLSWIHGRSGSSCRSSDSRNHTPTQLYKPVDNSSSSGVTLKERSPKRPASWTVKNQQSRKQNIDSDTNTNNGHHGNDNHTKYKQDAKRKDHWASAREHFLHTQETNEDIQRSDVDIERRRRRRRRDGDSSSGDGNLISTKTNSGHILEDNKSRRVPRKLPLQSVEQSRPWPGAEHRGSGSMQIRNKTLQMPVNNKAQDYCGIDESSSMQVTQNGFHWEMECTSSNNMEKAAEIAMDRTAMWTGQWHPPPDDVQPCSSKTIDPYSFA, encoded by the exons ATGAGCGAGACTCGGCATCATCTTCACTCGGTTTCGGACTTGTATGCAGCCGACGAGATAGAAGTACTTCTCTTAGAAGAGATTCGTGACCTGGAACTACCAGCCTCTGCATATTCTAGACCTGAGGACATTCAGGACTTTGATATtg caGGCAGTAGAACAGGGGGGCAAATTAGCTCCCAACCTTTGGAGCTGGATTCACCAGGGGTCCATTCAACAGTCCATTCATGGGACTCACATGCTAATTATCATGGTCACTATGGCTATGGTGATCACCATGGCTCTTCCTCAAATGCTTTGGCTTGGCCAAGAGCAAGTCACTTGGTACTTTATTGTGACATACAGGGGCATCTTAAAACTGCTATTGGTGTTATTAGACTTTTACTACTT ATATCATCTGCAGCGTGTTTGGCAACATTATGCAGCTCCGGCACTGCCAAGGTCAGCTTATTTATGTTGCCTTTAATCGGGCGGCTGCGTTTCATGATCTTTGTAGCAGTTTTCTGTTTTTTGGTCACTGCATTGCTCCTCTTCCTTGATATTTCGCatgttatatatgtttttCCTTTCAATTGGGCGAAATTG AATGCTTGGATATTCACTGGTATAGGCTTATCTTATGCCTTGAGTAGTGCATTATTAGCATGCTCTATATGGGAATATCACAGTGGTGGCTGGGTGCCAAAACGTACTCGGTCTCAGTTGTCTGCCGCGGCAGCGCTTGGACTGTCATGTGCTATTTTAGCCTTCTTACTTTCATGGATACATGGTCGCAGTGGATCAAGTTGTAGGAGTTCAGATAGTCGCAATCATACACCAACACAACTTTATAAGCCTGTTGACAATTCTTCCTCTTCAGGa gTTACTCTCAAAGAGCGGAGCCCTAAGAGGCCTGCTTCATGGACTGTCAAAAATCAACAGTCGAGGAAACAAAATATAGACAGTGATACAAACACAAATAATGGCCATCACGGCAATGATAATCATACAAAATACAAGCAAGATGCCAAAAGAAAAGATCACTGGGCTTCTGCAAGGGAACACTTCTTACATACCCAAGAAACTAATGAAGATATTCAAAGAAGTGATGTCGATATTgaaaggagaaggagaagacgaagaagagatGGTGATAGTAGTTCAGGCGATGGAAATCTAATAAGTACCAAAACCAATAGTGGTCATATTCTGGAGGATAATAAATCTAGACGGGTGCCGCGGAAATTACCTCTACAGTCGGTGGAACAATCCCGACCTTGGCCTGGTGCTGAACATAGAGGCAGTGGTTCTATgcaaattagaaataaaactttacaAATGCCAGTGAACAATAAAGCACAGGACTATTGTGGCATAGATGAATCTAGTTCAATGCAAGTGACTCAAAATGGTTTCCACTGGGAAATGGAATGTACATCTAGCAACAATATGGAGAAAGCAGCAGAAATAGCTATGGATCGTACTGCCATGTGGACTGGACAATGGCATCCACCACCTGATGACGTCCAACCTTGTTCTAGCAAAACTATTGATCCTTACAGCTTTGCCtga
- the LOC132916849 gene encoding uncharacterized protein LOC132916849 isoform X2 produces the protein MSETRHHLHSVSDLYAADEIEVLLLEEIRDLELPASAYSRPEDIQDFDIGSRTGGQISSQPLELDSPGVHSTVHSWDSHANYHGHYGYGDHHGSSSNALAWPRASHLVLYCDIQGHLKTAIGVIRLLLLISSAACLATLCSSGTAKVSLFMLPLIGRLRFMIFVAVFCFLVTALLLFLDISHVIYVFPFNWAKLNAWIFTGIGLSYALSSALLACSIWEYHSGGWVPKRTRSQLSAAAALGLSCAILAFLLSWIHGRSGSSCRSSDSRNHTPTQLYKPVDNSSSSGVTLKERSPKRPASWTVKNQQSRKQNIDSDTNTNNGHHGNDNHTKYKQDAKRKDHWASAREHFLHTQETNEDIQRSDVDIERRRRRRRRDGDSSSGDGNLISTKTNSGHILEDNKSRRVPRKLPLQSVEQSRPWPGAEHRGSGSMQIRNKTLQMPVNNKAQDYCGIDESSSMQVTQNGFHWEMECTSSNNMEKAAEIAMDRTAMWTGQWHPPPDDVQPCSSKTIDPYSFA, from the exons ATGAGCGAGACTCGGCATCATCTTCACTCGGTTTCGGACTTGTATGCAGCCGACGAGATAGAAGTACTTCTCTTAGAAGAGATTCGTGACCTGGAACTACCAGCCTCTGCATATTCTAGACCTGAGGACATTCAGGACTTTGATATtg GCAGTAGAACAGGGGGGCAAATTAGCTCCCAACCTTTGGAGCTGGATTCACCAGGGGTCCATTCAACAGTCCATTCATGGGACTCACATGCTAATTATCATGGTCACTATGGCTATGGTGATCACCATGGCTCTTCCTCAAATGCTTTGGCTTGGCCAAGAGCAAGTCACTTGGTACTTTATTGTGACATACAGGGGCATCTTAAAACTGCTATTGGTGTTATTAGACTTTTACTACTT ATATCATCTGCAGCGTGTTTGGCAACATTATGCAGCTCCGGCACTGCCAAGGTCAGCTTATTTATGTTGCCTTTAATCGGGCGGCTGCGTTTCATGATCTTTGTAGCAGTTTTCTGTTTTTTGGTCACTGCATTGCTCCTCTTCCTTGATATTTCGCatgttatatatgtttttCCTTTCAATTGGGCGAAATTG AATGCTTGGATATTCACTGGTATAGGCTTATCTTATGCCTTGAGTAGTGCATTATTAGCATGCTCTATATGGGAATATCACAGTGGTGGCTGGGTGCCAAAACGTACTCGGTCTCAGTTGTCTGCCGCGGCAGCGCTTGGACTGTCATGTGCTATTTTAGCCTTCTTACTTTCATGGATACATGGTCGCAGTGGATCAAGTTGTAGGAGTTCAGATAGTCGCAATCATACACCAACACAACTTTATAAGCCTGTTGACAATTCTTCCTCTTCAGGa gTTACTCTCAAAGAGCGGAGCCCTAAGAGGCCTGCTTCATGGACTGTCAAAAATCAACAGTCGAGGAAACAAAATATAGACAGTGATACAAACACAAATAATGGCCATCACGGCAATGATAATCATACAAAATACAAGCAAGATGCCAAAAGAAAAGATCACTGGGCTTCTGCAAGGGAACACTTCTTACATACCCAAGAAACTAATGAAGATATTCAAAGAAGTGATGTCGATATTgaaaggagaaggagaagacgaagaagagatGGTGATAGTAGTTCAGGCGATGGAAATCTAATAAGTACCAAAACCAATAGTGGTCATATTCTGGAGGATAATAAATCTAGACGGGTGCCGCGGAAATTACCTCTACAGTCGGTGGAACAATCCCGACCTTGGCCTGGTGCTGAACATAGAGGCAGTGGTTCTATgcaaattagaaataaaactttacaAATGCCAGTGAACAATAAAGCACAGGACTATTGTGGCATAGATGAATCTAGTTCAATGCAAGTGACTCAAAATGGTTTCCACTGGGAAATGGAATGTACATCTAGCAACAATATGGAGAAAGCAGCAGAAATAGCTATGGATCGTACTGCCATGTGGACTGGACAATGGCATCCACCACCTGATGACGTCCAACCTTGTTCTAGCAAAACTATTGATCCTTACAGCTTTGCCtga